The genomic region CGGGTCCTTCACGAAGAACACGGGGGTGTTGTTGCCCACCATGTCGTAGTTGCCTTCGCTGGTGTAGAACTTCACCGCGAAACCGCGGGGGTCCCGCCAGGTGTCCGGGCTGCCCCGCTCCCCGGCGACGGTGGAGAACCTGATGACCAGGTCGGTCGTGGTGTCGGGCTGGAAGAGCGCGGCCTTCGTGTACGCGGAGACGTCCGCGGTCACCTCGAACCGCCCGAAGGCGCCGCTGCCCTTGGCGTGCGGCTGGCGTTCGGGGATTCGTTCACGGTTGAACTGAGCCATCTGCTCGATCAGGTAGGAGTCCTGGAGCAGGATCGGCCCGCCCGGGCCGACGGTGAGCGAATGCTCGTCGCTCTCCACCGGGGCGCCGGAGTCGGAGGTGGTCGGCTTGTGCGAGGTGTCGGTCATTGCGTCGTTCCCCTTCGTCTTTGCCGCGGAGATGCCGGTGGCGGCTCCGCACCGGGCGCCTCCGAACCGAGCGCTCCGCCGCGGAGCGCCGAGGCGCGGGCGGAGCCGGTGAGGAAGAGCGCTCCGCGCCGCCCGGGCGGGGGCCGTGCTCGTCCCCTGCGCATCCACTGGTAACCCTCTACCAATGTAGGCAAACATGGACAACCGGCCAGTCAAGGATGAGACGGCGCCCGTGTGGAGCCCGGCACCGTCCGCCTGTCCGCGCGGAGGGGATCCAAACGAGGGGGCTAGCACTCGATGATGTTCACCGCGAGCCCGCCTCGCGCCGTCTCCTTGTACTTCACGCTCATGTCCGCGCCCGTCTCCTTCATGGTCTTGATGACCTTGTCCAGGGAGACCTTGTGGCTGCCGTCGCCGCGCAGCGCCATCCTGGCCGCCGTGACCGCCTTGACCGCGGCCATGCCGTTGCGCTCGATGCAGGGGATCTGGACGAGACCGCCGACCGGGTCGCAGGTCAGGCCCAGGTTGTGCTCCATGCCGATCTCGGCGGCGTTCTCCACCTGCTCGGGGGAGCCGCCCAGGACCTCGGCGAGGGCGCCCGCGGCCATGGAGCAGGCGGAGCCGACCTCGCCCTGGCAGCCGACCTCGGCGCCGGAGATGGAGGCGTTCTCCTTGAAGAGCATGCCGATGGCACCCGCGGCCAGCAGGAAGCGGACGACGCCGTCCTCCTTCTCGGCCTGGGTGCAGCCGCCGGCCGCGAAGTTCATCCAGTAGTGCAGGACGGCGGGGATGATGCCCGCCGCGCCGTTGGTCGGGGCGGTCACGACGCGGCCCCCGGCGGCGTTCTCCTCGTTGACGGCCATCGCGTAGAGGGTGATCCACTCCATCGCGTGCGTCTGGGGGGCGCCCTCGGCGCGCAGCTGCCTGGCCGAGTTCGCGGCGCGGCGGCGGACCTTCAGGCCGCCGGGCAGGATGCCCTCCTGGGACATGCCGCGGGCGATGCAGGCCTGCATGACGCGCCAGATCTCCAGCAGCCCGGCCCGGATCTCGTCCTCGGTCCGCCAGGCCTTCTCGTTCTCCAGCATCAGGGAGGAGATGGACAGGCCCGTCTCCCGGGCGAGCCTCAGCAGCTCGTCGCCCGTGCGGAAGGGGTGCTTCAGGACCGTGTCGTCGGGGACGATCGGGTTCTCGCCGGCCACCGCGTCCTCGTCGACGACGAAACCGCCGCCCACCGAGTAGTACGTCTTCTCCAGGAGCGGGGCGCCGTCGCGGTCGTACGCGAGGACGGTCATCCCGTTGGCGTGGTAGGGCAGGGCCTTGCGCCGGTGCAGGACCAGCTGCTCGTCGGCGTCGAAGGGGATGTCGTGCATGCCGAGCAGGTTGATGCGCCCCGAGGCGCGGATCTCCTCGACGCGGGCGTCGGCGCCCTCGACGTCGACCGTGCGGGGCGACTCGCCCTCCAGGCCCAGCAGGACGGCCTTGGGGGTGCCGTGCCCGTGACCGGTCGCACCGAGCGAACCGTACAGCTCGGCCCGTATCGATGCGGTGTGGGCCAGCAGGCCCTCGTTCTTGAGGCGGCGGGCGAACATGCGGGCCGCGCGCATCGGGCCGACCGTGTGGGAGCTGGACGGGCCGATGCCGACCGAGAAGAGGTCGAAGACCGAGAGGGCCACGGGAGTACTCCTAAGGCGTTGGTGGACGTCGTTGTCCGCCGGGTGGCGCGGGGACGGGCCGGTGGACCCGGGAGCGCGGGGCAAAGGGGTGGGGGCACCGGGCTCACTGTGTTCAGTGTGCGCGGTGCCCCCACCCGGCGTGCAAATCGCGGGTGACTACTTGATGCCGGGGTACAGCGGGAACTTCTCGGCCAGCGCGATCACACGGGCCTTGAGGTCGTCGGCGTCGTACGTGGGCTTCAGCGCGGCCGCGATGATCTCGGCGACCTCGGCGAAGTCCTCCGCCTGGAAGCCACGGGTGGCCAGGGCGGGCGTGCCGATCCGCAGACCCGAGGTGACCATCGGGGGCCGGGGGTCGTTCGGGATGGCGTTCCGGTTGACCGTGATGCCCAGCTCGTGGAGCCGGTCCTCGGCCTGCTGGCCGTCCAGCTCGGAGTTGCGCAGGTCGACCAGGACCAGGTGGACGTCCGTACCGCCGGAGAGGACGGAGACGCCGACCTCGGTGACGTCCGGCTGCACCAGGCGCTCGGCGAGGACGCGGGCGCCGTCCAGGGTGCGCTGCTGGCGCTCCTTGAACTCGTCGGTCGCCGCGACCTTGAAGGAGACCGCCTTGGCCGCGATCACGTGCTCCAGCGGGCCACCCTGCTGACCGGGGAAGACCGCCGAGTTGATCTTCTTGGCGAGCTCCTGCGTCGACAGGATGACGCCACCGCGCGGACCGCCGAGGGTCTTGTGCGTGGTGGTCGTGACGACGTGGGCGTGCGGCACCGGGTTGGGGTGCAGACCCGCGGCGACCAGGCCCGCGAAGTGCGCCATGTCGACCATCAGGTACGCGCCGACCTCGTCCGCGATGCGGCGGAAGGCGGCGAAGTCCAGCTGGCGCGGGTAGGCGGACCAGCCGGCCACGATGAGCTTCGGCTTGGACTCCTTGGCGAGGCGCTCGACCTCGGCCATGTCCACGACACCGGTGTCGTCGACGTGGTACGGGACCACGTTGTAGAGCTTGCCGGAGAAGTTGATCTTCATGCCGTGGGTCAGGTGACCGCCGTGGGCCAGGTTCAGACCCATGATCGTGTCGCCCGGCTTCAGCAGCGCGAACATCGCGGCGGCGTTGGCCTGCGCACCGGAGTGCGGCTGGACGTTCGCGGCCTCGGCACCGAAGAGCGCCTTGATGCGGTCGATCGCGATCTGCTCGACCACGTCGACGTGCTCGCAGCCACCGTAGTAGCGGCGGCCGGGGTAGCCCTCGGCGTACTTGTTGGTGAGGACGGAGCCCTGGGCCTCCATGACCGCGACCGGAGCGAAGTTCTCCGAGGCGATCATCTCGAGGGTGGACTGCTGGCGGTGGAGCTCGGCGTCGACGGCGGCGGCGACGTCCGGGTCCAGCTCGTGGAGGGAGGAGTTGAGAAGCGACATCAGTTAAGTCCCTAAGGTCTCAGTTGCCGGAGAACGCGGTGTACTCGTCGGCGGAGAGAAGGTCCTTCGGCTCCTCCGCGACACGCACCTTGAACAGCCAGCCGCCCTCGAAGGGGGCGGAGTTCACCAGCGACGGGTCGTCCACGACGTCCTGGTTGGCCGCGGTCACCTCGCCGGTCACCGGCGAGTACAGGTCGCTGACCGACTTGGTCGACTCCAGCTCACCGCAGGTCTCGCCCGCGGTCACCGTGTCACCGACCGCCGGGAGCTGGGCGTAGACGACGTCACCGAGCGCGTTGGCCGCGAACTCGGTGATACCGACCGTGGCCACGCCGTCCTCGAGGGCCGACAGCCACTCGTGCTCCTTGCTGTACCGCAGCTGCTGGGGGTTGCTCATGACCTGAATTCTCCTGTACGCGGGGGAGTGCTGATGAACGGTGGTCTTACGGTGTGAGACACGAATACGTCACGTGCGCGGAGCGCCGTGTCACTTACGGCGCTTGTAGAACGGCAGCGCCACGACCTCGTACGGCTCGTGCTTGCCCCGGATGTCGACCCCGACACCCTCGGTGCCGGGCGCGGCGTGCGCCGCGTCCACGTAGGCCATGGCGATCGGCTTGCCCAGGGTGGGCGACGGCGCACCGGAGGTGACCTCGCCCACGACCTCCCCGCCGACGACGACGGGGTACCCGGCGCGCGGGACCCGGCGGCCCTCGGCGACCAGGCCGACGAGCTTGCGGGGCGGGGCGGTCTCCGCGCGGGCGGCAGCGGCG from Streptomyces sp. QL37 harbors:
- a CDS encoding L-serine ammonia-lyase — translated: MALSVFDLFSVGIGPSSSHTVGPMRAARMFARRLKNEGLLAHTASIRAELYGSLGATGHGHGTPKAVLLGLEGESPRTVDVEGADARVEEIRASGRINLLGMHDIPFDADEQLVLHRRKALPYHANGMTVLAYDRDGAPLLEKTYYSVGGGFVVDEDAVAGENPIVPDDTVLKHPFRTGDELLRLARETGLSISSLMLENEKAWRTEDEIRAGLLEIWRVMQACIARGMSQEGILPGGLKVRRRAANSARQLRAEGAPQTHAMEWITLYAMAVNEENAAGGRVVTAPTNGAAGIIPAVLHYWMNFAAGGCTQAEKEDGVVRFLLAAGAIGMLFKENASISGAEVGCQGEVGSACSMAAGALAEVLGGSPEQVENAAEIGMEHNLGLTCDPVGGLVQIPCIERNGMAAVKAVTAARMALRGDGSHKVSLDKVIKTMKETGADMSVKYKETARGGLAVNIIEC
- the gcvH gene encoding glycine cleavage system protein GcvH, with amino-acid sequence MSNPQQLRYSKEHEWLSALEDGVATVGITEFAANALGDVVYAQLPAVGDTVTAGETCGELESTKSVSDLYSPVTGEVTAANQDVVDDPSLVNSAPFEGGWLFKVRVAEEPKDLLSADEYTAFSGN
- the glyA gene encoding serine hydroxymethyltransferase, translating into MSLLNSSLHELDPDVAAAVDAELHRQQSTLEMIASENFAPVAVMEAQGSVLTNKYAEGYPGRRYYGGCEHVDVVEQIAIDRIKALFGAEAANVQPHSGAQANAAAMFALLKPGDTIMGLNLAHGGHLTHGMKINFSGKLYNVVPYHVDDTGVVDMAEVERLAKESKPKLIVAGWSAYPRQLDFAAFRRIADEVGAYLMVDMAHFAGLVAAGLHPNPVPHAHVVTTTTHKTLGGPRGGVILSTQELAKKINSAVFPGQQGGPLEHVIAAKAVSFKVAATDEFKERQQRTLDGARVLAERLVQPDVTEVGVSVLSGGTDVHLVLVDLRNSELDGQQAEDRLHELGITVNRNAIPNDPRPPMVTSGLRIGTPALATRGFQAEDFAEVAEIIAAALKPTYDADDLKARVIALAEKFPLYPGIK